A region of the Methylomagnum ishizawai genome:
GCCTTCGGCGGCGGTGGCGACCGTCTTGGCCCGGTAGATTTGATAAGGGGCCAGATAGCCGTGACTAATCGCCTGCTGCAAGGTATAGCGGAAGGTGGGGCGCTCCAACTCGAAAAACCGCAAGGTATCCCGAACGAAGCTACGGTCTTCGTCGTCGCCCGTCTCGTTTCCCCCGGCTACGCACGGGGTCGCGGTCAAGCCGACTTGAATCCCATCGAAATGCAGCAACACCTTTTTCCATTTGCCGTAGATGCTGCGGTGGCATTCGTCGGAAATGACCAAATCGAAATAGCCCGCCGAATATTCGGGGTAGATGTTGATCATCGACTGCAAGGTCGTGATGGTGATGCGCTTGGCGTCGTCGAACCGGCGACCATTGCGTAGCACGTAGCAAGGGTATTCGCTGAGGTGTTCGGCAAAGGCGTCTTCGGTTTGCAGTCCCAAGGGGATGCGGTCCACCAGGAACAAAACGCGGGTAATCAAATTGGCCTGGAACAGCCGCTTAATCAGCGCGGCGGCGGTGCGGGTCTTGCCGGTGCCGGTCGCCATTTCGACCAATAGCTTGCGCCGACCCCGCGTGATTTCCTGGCAAAGCTCATCGATGCAGGCTTTTTGGTAATCCCGCCCGGCGATCTTGGCATCGATTGGGATTTTCAAGGGATCGACGCGCAGAATCCGGGAGGCTACCCGGCGCTCCAAATCTTCCTGGCTGAAGAAGGACCGAACCGGGTGGGGATGGGCTTCGGCCCGCCAATCCCAAAAGCGGATTTCCCGGCCATTGGCGAGAAACACGAAAGGCACATCGGCCTGTTCGGCGTAGTGTTTGGCTTGGTCCGCCGCATCGGCGGCATTGATGGTGCTGCGCTTGGCTTCGATGATGGCGAGGCCGCGCCCGTTGCGGTCGCACAGCAAATAATCGGCGCGGGTGCCATCGGGTAGGCGGTATTCAAAGCGCACGCTCGATCCATCCGTGATGTTCCATCCCCTATCTTTGAGCAAGCCGTCTATCACCGCACGGGAAAAAGCTTCCGTTGACGCCATTGGATTTCCTGTAGCCTTGTTTTGTTGCGGGCAACCCCAAGATCGTTACAATGTTAACCTATCTAATGATTTCGGTAAAAAAATCATGGGCGGTCCAAATTCAGGTAGCTGGTATCGTTGGAAGACAAAAGACACGGTGGAAGAATCGCGATCCTTGGATGTGCGGCGCTGGCAACGGGATGGGCTATTAACGCCGGGAAATGCTTTTAGCTGGCAATGGTCGCGCAGGGGCCAAGTTGTGGCGGACATCCGGGTCCGGGTGGAAAGCGGGCGTGTGTTCCTGAATTACAGCTATCGCCGCAACGGTGGCGAATGGGAAAGCTTGGATTACCCGGTAGCGCTGGAAAAAACCGCTTGCCACTACGGCGGCGGGCGCTATTGGTTCCGCTGCCCGGCGGCGGGTTGCGGTCGTCGCGTGGCGCTGTTGTACGGTACTGGCCGGTATTTCGCCTGCCGACATTGTTACCAATTGGCCTACGCAAGCCAGCGTGAAGCAAGGCATAACCGTCTGGCAAGGCGGGCCGATAAACTGCGGGCGCGGCTTCAATGGGAACCCGGAATCCTTCATGGTCCGGGCGGCAAGCCCAAAGGGATGCACTGGCGAACCTTCTACCGCCTATCCCGCGAAGTCCAAGAGCTGACCGGGGAGTCTACAACTGCGTTCCTGGCCCACTTGAAAAAGATCAACCTACCATGGTGAATTTAGGCACAAAGCCGACTGTTCTCCCTGTGTAATTTCAGTGTAATCATGCCCGGAAAATTACACAAAATCTTAGAATCAGCTAGAATAGTCTAAAGTGCAATATCTCAACTTATCGCATTAAAATCAAAGACTTGGGAATATTTCAGAACTTCCAAGAACGTTTGCACTCAACATTGAAAATCCCCGTGTCGGCGGTTCGATTCCGTCCCTGCCACCAAATCGACATTTCACGCCATCCCACGGCGTACCGGAAACCCGCACAGCGTAAGGCTCTGCGGGTTTTTTGTTGTTTCAAGCCATTTCATCCGATAGCATCCAATCCCAGTATTCCTTACGGTACATTTGACGGGTCAAGCTCCTGTAGGGCGGCAAGGTCTTTAGCACAGAATGGCAAAGTCTTTGGCACAGCCCACGATAGCGGATCGAGGCCCGCTGAGCGGACCCAGAAAAGCAAAAGTTGGGTACAGCTAACACAAACAGATTCCTGGCTAACGCCACAAAAAAACGGGCGTAGTAAAAACCACGCCCGTTTCGTTTGACGGCTAGGAAGATTGGAGCGTCTCGGAGGAAGGGCTGGGCACAAGAAGTGCTGCGGAGCTTAAGCACCCCGTGCCCCGGAGGCGGCGCGGTGGAATCCGGGAAGCCGGAGTTCCCGCCCGTCCTCCCGGATTCCGTTCCACGCCCTCCGGGCTTGTCGCATTCCCTACAATCCAGCGCCGGGGCGGGCGCACCACCGCCGCCCTCCATTCCATAACCCCTTAATCCCACACGAAAATACCGGCTGGCCTGGAACCTGCTGCACAGGATTCCAGCGCCTCGCGGCGCGGTCATGGACAACAACGGGGAACATCGTGAACAAGATCGGCATTTTCTATGGCACCGACACCGGGACCACCCGCTTGGTGGCGAAGCGGATTTTCAAGGCGCTGGGGGCGGAAGCCGCCGACGCGCCCAAGAACGTCAACCGGGCCGGGCTGGAGGAATTCTCCAGCTACGACGCCCTGATCCTGGGCACACCCAGCTATGGCGTGGGGGCCATCCCCGGCCAGGCGGTCGGTTGCGTCGAACCCAATTGGGCGGAATTCCTGCCGCGGCTGGAAGGGCTGGATTTTTCCGGCAAGCGGGTGGCCTTGTTCGGGCTCGGCCACCAGGAGCGCTATTCCGAGCGCTTCGCCAGTTCGCTGATCCACCTCTACCGGTTTTTCCAGGCCCATGGCGCGGAATTGATCGGCACCTGGAGTACCGAGGGCTATACCTTCGAGGCTTCGGCCTCCATCGTCGATGGGCGCTTCGTGGGCCTGGTGGTGGACCAGCGCTCGCAACCGGCGCTGACCGATCCCCGTATCGAGGCGTGGCTGGCAGAGGTCGGGCCGCTGTTGCGGGAGCGCCACGCGGAAGCGGCGTAAACCTGGGCGCGGCATCCCGCCACGCTCAGAATTCCCCCCACCCCCCGCCGTCGGTGGCCGAAACCGCTTCCTGGGAGGATCGCCGCGCCGGACGGTCCGGCGACGGCGCGGCCAGGCTCCCGCCGGCCCCGTCCCCGGTCTTGAAGAAACCCACCAACCGCACCATCTCCTCGGCCTGCCCGCACATGGACAGGCTCGCCGCCGAAGTCTCCTCGGCCAAGGCGGCGTTCTGCTGGGTGATCTCGTCCATCTGCGCCACCGCCTGGTTGACCTGCCCGATATCCTGGGCCTGCTGGGCGCTCGCCGCCGATATCTGCGACACCAAGCCACCCACCTGCCGCACCCCGGCCACGATCTCCTCCAGCATCCCGCCCGATTGGCTCACCCAGCCCACGCCGACCCGCACCTTGTCCAGGCTGCCCTCGATCAATTCACGGCTTTCCTTCGCGGCCTGGGCGCTGCGCTGGGCGAGGCCGCGCACCTCCGCCGCCACCACCGCGAAGCCCTTCCCCTGCTCGCCCGCCCGCGCCGCCTCGACCGCCGCGTTCAAGGCCAGGAGGTTGGTCTGGGAGGCGAGCATGTCGATGGTGCCGATGATCCGGGCGATCTTGGCGCTGCTCTCGTTGATTTCCGCCATCGCGGCCACGGCCTGCCGCACCACCTCGCCGCCGCGCTCCGCCAACAGCCGGACCTGGGCCGCGGCCTCGTTGGCGCGGAGGGCGTGTTCGGCGTTCTCCCGCACCGTGCCGGTCAGTTCCTCCATGCTGGCCGAAGTCTGTTGCAGGCTGGCGGCTTGTTGCTCGGCGCGCTGTGACAGGTCGTTGTTGCCGGTGGCGATTTCCTGGGAGGCGTTGTGGATGAACTCGGCGGAGCGCCGGATTTGGCCGAACGCCCCGCCAAGCCTGTCCTGGGTCCGCGCCAAATTGGCGCGGAACTCGCCATAGATGCCGGTATAGGCGTCATAGCCGGTCTGGCGGGTCAGATCGCCCTCGGCCATGCCGCGGATGACCCAACCGAAATCCTTGAACAGCAATTCCGTATCGCTGGCGACTTGGTTCAAGCCCTCGCACAGGGTTTTCAGGAACCCGACCCCCTCCCCCGCCTCGATCCGCCGCGCCAGGTCGCCGGACCGGAATTCCTCCAGCAATTGGTTCACCTGCCGTTCTATCGCCACCTCGGCGGTGCGGTCGGCCCATTCCACCACGCTGCCGATGCGTTGGCCGTCGTGGTCGAACACCGGATTGACCACCGCCACGAAGCACCGGCCCGCCACCTCGGTCTCGAAGCGGTAGGTGGACATCAACTGCTCCAGCAGGTGGCGCGAACGGGCGGGCGAAGACTGCAACAGATCGAGTCCGGTCCCGAGCAAGCGGTCGGCGTCGAATCCGGGGATCGCCCCGCGCAGATCGGCCTCGGCGGCCTTGAACAGGTTCCGCGCCGCCGGATTCAGGTAGGCGACGTCGAAGTTCTGGTCGGACACCATCATGCCGGTGGAGGCGTTGTCCAGCGCGGCCTTGATCCGCAGGCCCTCGCTGGCGAGGCGGCGCAGTTCGACCATGTCGTAGCCGAGCTTGGTCTGCACGCAGCGCAGGACGTTCAATACCTCGCCGCATTCGTCGTTGTGCGCCACCTCGATGCCCTGGGTGAAATCGCCCTGGGCGATCCGCATGAAGCCTTCCGAAGCCTGCCCCAAGGGCACCAATACCCGCCGCATCATATAGCGCTGCACGCCGGCCGCCAGCAAGGCCAGGGCCAGGGAAGCCGCCAGCATCGCGGCGCGCCTGGACGCGAAGCGGTCGATGCGTCCGGCCAGCGCCCCGTCCAGGGCCGCGCCCAAACCGGCGTGCAGTTGCAAACCCGCCTCGATGGCCGCGCCGCCCGCCGCGGACACCTCTTCCGGCGGCAGGCCGACCGGTCCGGCCTGGACGATGCCACGGTCGAGCAACTCCAGGAACGCCTGTTGCCGCCGGTCGCTGTTTTCGAGCAGGGGCGATAAGCTTTCCCTCAAACCCGGCAATTCGCCGAACACTTTGGTCAAGCCGGAGCGGTTGGCGGCCTGGGTGGCGCGTACCGATTCCGACAGGAGCGCCAGCCGGGTGTGGTCGGCTTCGGAAATCCCCTGGCGCAAGGCCGCTGCCGTCGCCAAACCGCGCACGAGCCCGAGGTGGTACAGGCTTTGCGGGTTCTTGAAGACCCAGCCATCCATCAGGTAGTAGGTCGCGAGTTCCGGGTCCAGGGTCAGGTTGGAGGCGTCCGAAACCTGGGTAATCAACCCCAACAGGCTGTTGAGCAGGGCGTTGTGGGCCTCGGAGCCGTCCGCGCCCTTGGACATGGGCCAGGCTTGGCGCAGGGCCTGCCAGCGCCCCCGGAGCGCCGCCCATTGGGGGCCGGTCGCATAGGCCGCGCCCCAACGGGTGTCCAGCGCGTCCACCACCGCGAGTTCGGCCTCGATCTTGGCCTCCACCTCCGCCGCCTTGGCCCTGGCGGAAGCGTCGCCCCCGAGCGCGGCGGCGACGAAAGCCCGGTGGCGCGGCAGGTCGTCCAGCAAAGCCGACAAAGCCTGGAGGTACACGACGCCTTGGCGCTCCTGTTCGGCGAATTCGATCCCGGCCCCGATTTCCTTGAGCAGCAGGCCCATGGGCACGGCCACCGCCGCCAGCAGCAAGACACCGACCAGGATGCCCAGCCGGCGCAGCGGCCAGCGGCCCAGGAAATTCAGCCGCCGCCACAGCGGAGTCCCGTCCCCGCCCCCCGCGTTCATGCGCCGGTATCGCTCGGCGGCCCGTTCGGCCTCGGCTTTGGATATGGCACCGCGCACCGAGAGATAGCCAGTCACCCGGCCGTTTTCCCACAACGGGGCGATATTGGCCCGGACCCAATAGAAATCGCCGTTCTTGCGGCGGTTCTTGACCAACCCGGTCCAGGGCCGCCCGGCCCCGAGGCTATCCCACAGTTCCCGGAACACGGCGGGCGGCATATCGGGATGGCGCACCAGGTTATGCGGCTGGCCGAGCAGTTCGCGCTCGCCGAAACCGCTGGCGGCGATGAACTCGGCGTTGGCGTAGGTGATGACTCCCTTCAGGTCGGTCTTGCTGACGATCATGGCGTCTGGGTTCAGGACGTATTCCGTGTCCGTGACCGGCATATTCTGTTTCATGGGCATACCTGTTCAGTTGTTTCAAGTCCCCGGCCACGCCCGGGCCGGCTGCGCGGGGAGTACGGTCGCCTAGAAGACTAGCCCACCCGCACTGGTTTCATGGCCGCCATAAGCCCCTTATCCCGCCCCCGGAAAGCGGGGTTTTCCCCATCCGTAAAACCGGGGTTATAAAATCGATAAAACCGTTATCAAACCGCCGGACCGGGCCGCGGCGGGCCGGGCGGAGCCGCCGGGGGAACCGCTCCCGGCGGCGATTCGGCTAAGATAGGCGCCTTCCGAAAAGCCGAGACTACAGGACGCCCCATGATCCGCTTGCCAGAACATCCCTTGCGCGCCAAGCTGCACGACGAAATCAACGCCCGGCCCTACGAACCCCTGCGCCCGCCGGAACGGGTCTCCTACCTCGCCTATCTGGTGGACGAGCAGGACCGCGCCCGCGAAACCGCCCACCTGGACGCGCTGTGCCGCCATTTCGACCATGAATGGGTCCACAGCGGCGAGCGCTTCTTCCATCTCAAGTTCGACGACCTGCGCCTGCGGGTGGAGCAGCACGAGGAATTCACCCGCTACCTGTTCATCCTGGCGGATTCGCTGAACGACCCCTTCGCCGCCCCGGCCCTGTGCCGCGTCCCGGAGGACTGGGTCGAAGGGATTCCGGGCCGGGTCATGGTCGCCATCCACGCCGCCGTGCTGCCCTGCCCCATCGAGGACGCGACGCCGGACGCCGCCGCCCCCCATTTCCCCGAGCGCCGCCTGATGGGTGCCCGCCTCGCCAATGGCGCCCTGTCGGCCTACACCGATTTCCGCATCCACGAAGATGGCTTCTCGCGCTGGCTGCTGTTCGACCACCGCGACGACCCTGCCCAGGCGGGCCGTACCCTGCTTAGGCTGCTGGAGGTCGAGACCTACCGGATGATGGCCCTGCTCGCCGCCCCGCTGATCGACGGGCTCCGCGCCACCCTCCGCGACAAGGACCGCACCCTGGTCGAACTGACCACCGCCGTCGCCAACCACAACAACCGCAGCGACGAGGATTTGCTGGAAGACCTCTCGACCCTGGCCGCCGCTATCGAAAACCTGATTTCCAGCCACGAATACCGCTTCAACGCCACGCGGGCCTATTTCAACATGGTCTCGATCCGGCTGGCGGAACTGCGGGAAATCAAGATCGGCGAGCTCGCCACCCTCAGCGGCTACCTGAACCGCCGCCTGGAACCGGCGCGGAATAGCTGCGACTCCTCCATGCGCTGGCTGGAAACCCTGTCCACCCGCGTCACCAATGCCAGCCAGATGCTCAGGACCCGCGCCGATGTGCGCCGCGAACAGCAGAACCACGCCCTGTTGGCCGCGATGAACCGGCGCTCGGAATTGCAATTGCGCCTACAGCAGACGGTGGAAAGCCTGTCGCTGGCCGGTATCACCTATGCCGGGGTGTCCTTGATGGGCATCGTCGGCGACGTGCTGTACAAACACGGCCTGTTCCCGATGGAGGGCAACACCTTGGAAGCCTTGATGATCCCGTTCGTGGGCTACGCCGTATACCGGGGCACCCGGCATATTTGGAAAGCGGCCAAGCACGGCGCATAAGCGGAGACCCCATGATCGACACCCCGCCGCCCATGCCCGGCGCTTGCTGGAACGGGGCGTCGATGGGGTGATGCCGTTCGGCACCATGGGCGAAGGCCCGTCCTTCCCGGTGGTGGAACGGATGGCGGGCTTGGAGGGCTTGCGGGCGGCGGGCATCCCGGCCCACCGCTTGCTCGCCGCCACCGGCTGCGCGGCCCTGACCGACACCCTGGCCCTGACCCGGCACGCGCTGGCCTCGGGCGTGGGGCGTTGCCTGGTGCTGCCGCCGTTCTTCTGGAAAGGCTTGCCGGATGATGCGCTATTCCGCTATTACGCCGATGTGATCGAGGGCGTGGGCGACGACCGGCTGCGGGTCTACCTGTACCACATCCCCCAGGTTTCCGGCGTGGCCATCGGCGCGGAAGTGCTGGCCCGGCTGGCGGCGGCCTATCCCGTCCAGGTCGCCGGGCTGAAGGACAGCGGCGGCGATTACGCCCAAACCGCCCGTTTCCTGGCCGCCGCGCCCGGCCTTTCGATCCTGGTCGGGCACGAACCCGACCTGCCCCGGCTGATGCGCGAGGGCGGGGCCGGTTCCATCGGCGGCATCGCCAACCTCTGGCCGGAAGCCGTCGCCGCCCTGCTCAAACCCGGCGTCGGCGCCGGGGACCAAAAGCGCATCCGGGACTTCCTGGAGATCGTCTCCTCCCATCCCTTCCTGCCCGCCTGCAAAGCCCTGCTCGCGGCCCAGACCGGCGATCCCGGCTGGCTGGCCCCGCGTCCGCCCCTGTACCCGCTGTCCGAGCCCGGACGGCGCGGCCTCCTGTCCGAACTCGGCGCGGCGGGTTGCGGTTTTCCGCCGCCCTGAAAGCGCTCGCCCGTTGGCCATAGCGCAACGGGATGGTTCGCGCTTTCCCCGGCCGGGCTGTGACGGAAATACGCCCGTAAACGTATTCCGGCTGGGGCGCATTCCTTGTAAATGGCTTTCAGCCGGGGTCTCTGGGTTACAGATAGTCTCGCCAAAACCCCTAATCCCAGAGCCAACGATACCCGGTCGATATCGGGTTGCGCCCCCATATCCAAGCTTTATTGCGCTGGCTTGGCGGTCCCCACCCCGGCTTGGATAAATTCTTAAGAAAACCGCGATGCCTCATACCCCAAGCAGGTCGGTACAAACCCTGCCACAATAAGGCGGCACACTCCAAAAACCTGATCGACATACTTGGCGGTATCCACCAAAACCAGCCTGGACCGAATACCGCCAGCCCCGTCCCGATACCCCCGCCAACGAACCGCCCACCCTAGCGATTCCCCAAACTTCGTCGCAGGCACCTGAAACCTCGGCGGAAACCTATTAATATTATCCCCGACCTTGCACGGCGGTCGTGGGAAATACCCCCGGCCCCACCTTTCCCATCCCATCGATCATCGCGAAGAAGGCCACCATGGAACCCATAGTCCACCATCTCGCCGAATTGTGCCGGGAACTCACGCCGGTCCAATTCCGCCTGGCGATCCCGCCCTTGATGCGCTACCTGCCGACCCACCCTGTGATCGGCTCCCAGGAACGGGCGGCGGAATGCATCGCCGCCGTGTTCAACCGCTTGAATATGAACCCCAATATCGGCGGCATCCGCCCCACCCGCTACGAGCGCCAATTGGCCGAGGACCTATGGAGTTGGAAGATGACCCGCTCCGCGTCCGACACGCCGGGGGAAGACATGGTGTTCGAGCTGAGCGCGGCGGAATTGGTCTGCCTGCAAATCTGCTTCGAGCGCTTGAAAGCGGTGTTCGAGGGCACCGTGCTGGGGTATTCCTCAAGCCGCCCGCATTGACCCGCCGCATACACGAAACCTTCATTCGGCTGTGATTGGGCGCGGGGAAATATCCCCGCGCTTGGAATGATTGGCGGGATGGCTTCGGCTTTCAAAAAATTTGAAAAAATATAAACTTCTCTATAAAAAATAGGGTGCCCCGCGATTAAGCCCGACTCCCCGGACCCAGGCGATCCGCAGGCATGTCATTCCAGGCATACATTGCGACAGATACCCCTATACAAACCCACCCAATACACCACAAGAAACAGCCAAAACATATTTGAAACAAGTTTATAATAATACCTGCCACATAGCGCAAAGCGATAAATCAAAAATAACGACATCTGGCATCGCCGCCCTATCAAAACGCCGATAATGACCGGCTTAAAAAACACCCGGTCCCAGCCGACCCCACCCATCGACTGTCGATGCCGTAGCACGGATGCAACGGAAGATCCAGGAATATGGACCTTACAAGTGTAGGTTTTTGAAAAAACCGGAGGCGAGACAAAGGGTTAAGGTACATTGGTGAGTAACGACAAACACCCTGTACCGGAGGAACCGCCATGCCTCGCCC
Encoded here:
- a CDS encoding methyl-accepting chemotaxis protein; protein product: MKQNMPVTDTEYVLNPDAMIVSKTDLKGVITYANAEFIAASGFGERELLGQPHNLVRHPDMPPAVFRELWDSLGAGRPWTGLVKNRRKNGDFYWVRANIAPLWENGRVTGYLSVRGAISKAEAERAAERYRRMNAGGGDGTPLWRRLNFLGRWPLRRLGILVGVLLLAAVAVPMGLLLKEIGAGIEFAEQERQGVVYLQALSALLDDLPRHRAFVAAALGGDASARAKAAEVEAKIEAELAVVDALDTRWGAAYATGPQWAALRGRWQALRQAWPMSKGADGSEAHNALLNSLLGLITQVSDASNLTLDPELATYYLMDGWVFKNPQSLYHLGLVRGLATAAALRQGISEADHTRLALLSESVRATQAANRSGLTKVFGELPGLRESLSPLLENSDRRQQAFLELLDRGIVQAGPVGLPPEEVSAAGGAAIEAGLQLHAGLGAALDGALAGRIDRFASRRAAMLAASLALALLAAGVQRYMMRRVLVPLGQASEGFMRIAQGDFTQGIEVAHNDECGEVLNVLRCVQTKLGYDMVELRRLASEGLRIKAALDNASTGMMVSDQNFDVAYLNPAARNLFKAAEADLRGAIPGFDADRLLGTGLDLLQSSPARSRHLLEQLMSTYRFETEVAGRCFVAVVNPVFDHDGQRIGSVVEWADRTAEVAIERQVNQLLEEFRSGDLARRIEAGEGVGFLKTLCEGLNQVASDTELLFKDFGWVIRGMAEGDLTRQTGYDAYTGIYGEFRANLARTQDRLGGAFGQIRRSAEFIHNASQEIATGNNDLSQRAEQQAASLQQTSASMEELTGTVRENAEHALRANEAAAQVRLLAERGGEVVRQAVAAMAEINESSAKIARIIGTIDMLASQTNLLALNAAVEAARAGEQGKGFAVVAAEVRGLAQRSAQAAKESRELIEGSLDKVRVGVGWVSQSGGMLEEIVAGVRQVGGLVSQISAASAQQAQDIGQVNQAVAQMDEITQQNAALAEETSAASLSMCGQAEEMVRLVGFFKTGDGAGGSLAAPSPDRPARRSSQEAVSATDGGGWGEF
- a CDS encoding dihydrodipicolinate synthase family protein; the protein is MLERGVDGVMPFGTMGEGPSFPVVERMAGLEGLRAAGIPAHRLLAATGCAALTDTLALTRHALASGVGRCLVLPPFFWKGLPDDALFRYYADVIEGVGDDRLRVYLYHIPQVSGVAIGAEVLARLAAAYPVQVAGLKDSGGDYAQTARFLAAAPGLSILVGHEPDLPRLMREGGAGSIGGIANLWPEAVAALLKPGVGAGDQKRIRDFLEIVSSHPFLPACKALLAAQTGDPGWLAPRPPLYPLSEPGRRGLLSELGAAGCGFPPP
- a CDS encoding DUF3422 family protein, producing the protein MIRLPEHPLRAKLHDEINARPYEPLRPPERVSYLAYLVDEQDRARETAHLDALCRHFDHEWVHSGERFFHLKFDDLRLRVEQHEEFTRYLFILADSLNDPFAAPALCRVPEDWVEGIPGRVMVAIHAAVLPCPIEDATPDAAAPHFPERRLMGARLANGALSAYTDFRIHEDGFSRWLLFDHRDDPAQAGRTLLRLLEVETYRMMALLAAPLIDGLRATLRDKDRTLVELTTAVANHNNRSDEDLLEDLSTLAAAIENLISSHEYRFNATRAYFNMVSIRLAELREIKIGELATLSGYLNRRLEPARNSCDSSMRWLETLSTRVTNASQMLRTRADVRREQQNHALLAAMNRRSELQLRLQQTVESLSLAGITYAGVSLMGIVGDVLYKHGLFPMEGNTLEALMIPFVGYAVYRGTRHIWKAAKHGA
- a CDS encoding flavodoxin, with the protein product MNKIGIFYGTDTGTTRLVAKRIFKALGAEAADAPKNVNRAGLEEFSSYDALILGTPSYGVGAIPGQAVGCVEPNWAEFLPRLEGLDFSGKRVALFGLGHQERYSERFASSLIHLYRFFQAHGAELIGTWSTEGYTFEASASIVDGRFVGLVVDQRSQPALTDPRIEAWLAEVGPLLRERHAEAA